One segment of Theobroma cacao cultivar B97-61/B2 chromosome 9, Criollo_cocoa_genome_V2, whole genome shotgun sequence DNA contains the following:
- the LOC18587972 gene encoding uncharacterized protein LOC18587972 isoform X3 gives MGSFFVTWMGVFRLLCQAESRRLLLLMAITFALVLAVQYFELPYTEVFTFLFAAGKNGRFPTGGSSSKSGMVDNVTLSNGLNSTHNYADNDTENGTAVLNIDKETAQGNESEENDRDLKNVYVSESNAGSNNSFGLLFNGSSSDTPIAPSISSTLENGDNVVNGPVLQAAPEQNVTQDYNPSSSCGSSGRYFAAPASPPLNSPSILPDTKLRSNMSSVNASSVGKNTTILPEKDKDPNLLISTPLSGNVYSENTVPQVRKKGSKKPKKKSKKQPQIFVSISEMNDLLLQSHTSPHSVAPPLSSKVQQEVIFAKSQIVHAPVMTNASGLHPSLYRNVSMFKRSYELMENILMVYIYQEGEKSFSIKEYLKSKQFNSVHENLCRHDCSKTSFLEQNWWSRSFSCCLS, from the exons ATGGGTTCTTTTTTTGTGACATGGATGGGAGTTTTTCGACTCTTATGTCAAGCAGAAAGCAGGAGGCTTCTCTTGCTGATGGCTATTACATTTGCTCTAGTTTTAGCAGttcaatattttgaacttCCATATACTGAAGTTTTCACATTTCTCTTTGCTGCTGGCAAGAATGGCCGCTTTCCAACTGGGGGTTCATCATCAAAGTCTGGAATGGTTGATAATGTGACACTTTCAAATGGTTTAAACTCTACTCATAATTATGCAGATAATGATACAGAAAATGGTACAGCAGTCTTAAATATAGACAAAGAAACTGCTCAAGGAAATGAATCTGAAGAAAATGACAGAGATCTCAAGAATGTATATGTATCAGAAAGCAATGCAGGTTCAAATAATTCTTTTGGCTTACTTTTTAATGGATCTTCATCAGACACTCCTATAGCTCCGAGTATAAGCTCAACGTTGGAGAATGGTgacaatgtagtaaatggtCCTGTCTTACAAGCAGCACCAGAGCAGAATGTTACTCAAGATTATAATCCTTCATCCAGTTGTGGAAGCTCTGGTCGTTATTTTGCAGCACCTGCATCACCACCATTGAATTCACCATCCATTCTTCCAGATACAAAATTAAGAAGCAATATGTCATCTGTGAACGCATCATCGGTGGGCAAAAATACCACAATATTGCCTGAGAAGGATAAAGATCCCAATCTCCTCATTAGCACTCCTCTATCTGGAAATGTTTATTCTGAAAATACAGTTCCTCAAGTAAGGAAGAAAGGATCCAAGAAGCCTAAAAAGAAGTCCAAGAAGCAACCACAGATTTTTGTCTCAATATCTGAGATGAATGATCTGTTGTTACAGAGTCATACTTCACCCCATTCAGTG GCACCACCACTGTCATCAAAAGTACAGCAGGAAGTAATTTTTGCAAAATCACAGATTGTGCATGCACCTGTAATGACAAATGCTTCTGGACTTCACCCATCTCTGTATCGTAATGTTTCCATGTTTAAAAG GAGTTATGAACTTATGGAGAATATACTCATGGTTTACATCTACCAAGAGGGAGAAAAATCATTTTCCATCAAGGAATACTTGAAG TCGAAACAATTTAATTCAGTACATGAAAACCTATGTAGACATGATTGCAGCAAAACATCCTTTCTGGAACAGAACTGGTGGAGCAGatcattttcttgttgcttGTCATGA
- the LOC18587972 gene encoding uncharacterized protein LOC18587972 isoform X2 translates to MGSFFVTWMGVFRLLCQAESRRLLLLMAITFALVLAVQYFELPYTEVFTFLFAAGKNGRFPTGGSSSKSGMVDNVTLSNGLNSTHNYADNDTENGTAVLNIDKETAQGNESEENDRDLKNVYVSESNAGSNNSFGLLFNGSSSDTPIAPSISSTLENGDNVVNGPVLQAAPEQNVTQDYNPSSSCGSSGRYFAAPASPPLNSPSILPDTKLRSNMSSVNASSVGKNTTILPEKDKDPNLLISTPLSGNVYSENTVPQVRKKGSKKPKKKSKKQPQIFVSISEMNDLLLQSHTSPHSVAPPLSSKVQQEVIFAKSQIVHAPVMTNASGLHPSLYRNVSMFKRSYELMENILMVYIYQEGEKSFSIKEYLKQNILSGTELVEQIIFLLLVMTGLLLTQEDVCSTASEHSAMRISE, encoded by the exons ATGGGTTCTTTTTTTGTGACATGGATGGGAGTTTTTCGACTCTTATGTCAAGCAGAAAGCAGGAGGCTTCTCTTGCTGATGGCTATTACATTTGCTCTAGTTTTAGCAGttcaatattttgaacttCCATATACTGAAGTTTTCACATTTCTCTTTGCTGCTGGCAAGAATGGCCGCTTTCCAACTGGGGGTTCATCATCAAAGTCTGGAATGGTTGATAATGTGACACTTTCAAATGGTTTAAACTCTACTCATAATTATGCAGATAATGATACAGAAAATGGTACAGCAGTCTTAAATATAGACAAAGAAACTGCTCAAGGAAATGAATCTGAAGAAAATGACAGAGATCTCAAGAATGTATATGTATCAGAAAGCAATGCAGGTTCAAATAATTCTTTTGGCTTACTTTTTAATGGATCTTCATCAGACACTCCTATAGCTCCGAGTATAAGCTCAACGTTGGAGAATGGTgacaatgtagtaaatggtCCTGTCTTACAAGCAGCACCAGAGCAGAATGTTACTCAAGATTATAATCCTTCATCCAGTTGTGGAAGCTCTGGTCGTTATTTTGCAGCACCTGCATCACCACCATTGAATTCACCATCCATTCTTCCAGATACAAAATTAAGAAGCAATATGTCATCTGTGAACGCATCATCGGTGGGCAAAAATACCACAATATTGCCTGAGAAGGATAAAGATCCCAATCTCCTCATTAGCACTCCTCTATCTGGAAATGTTTATTCTGAAAATACAGTTCCTCAAGTAAGGAAGAAAGGATCCAAGAAGCCTAAAAAGAAGTCCAAGAAGCAACCACAGATTTTTGTCTCAATATCTGAGATGAATGATCTGTTGTTACAGAGTCATACTTCACCCCATTCAGTG GCACCACCACTGTCATCAAAAGTACAGCAGGAAGTAATTTTTGCAAAATCACAGATTGTGCATGCACCTGTAATGACAAATGCTTCTGGACTTCACCCATCTCTGTATCGTAATGTTTCCATGTTTAAAAG GAGTTATGAACTTATGGAGAATATACTCATGGTTTACATCTACCAAGAGGGAGAAAAATCATTTTCCATCAAGGAATACTTGAAG CAAAACATCCTTTCTGGAACAGAACTGGTGGAGCAGatcattttcttgttgcttGTCATGACTGG GCTCCTGCTGACACAAGAGGACGTTTGCTCAACAGCATCAGAGCACTCTGCAATGCGGATATCGGAGTAG
- the LOC18587972 gene encoding uncharacterized protein LOC18587972 isoform X1 yields the protein MGSFFVTWMGVFRLLCQAESRRLLLLMAITFALVLAVQYFELPYTEVFTFLFAAGKNGRFPTGGSSSKSGMVDNVTLSNGLNSTHNYADNDTENGTAVLNIDKETAQGNESEENDRDLKNVYVSESNAGSNNSFGLLFNGSSSDTPIAPSISSTLENGDNVVNGPVLQAAPEQNVTQDYNPSSSCGSSGRYFAAPASPPLNSPSILPDTKLRSNMSSVNASSVGKNTTILPEKDKDPNLLISTPLSGNVYSENTVPQVRKKGSKKPKKKSKKQPQIFVSISEMNDLLLQSHTSPHSVAPPLSSKVQQEVIFAKSQIVHAPVMTNASGLHPSLYRNVSMFKRSYELMENILMVYIYQEGEKSFSIKEYLKT from the exons ATGGGTTCTTTTTTTGTGACATGGATGGGAGTTTTTCGACTCTTATGTCAAGCAGAAAGCAGGAGGCTTCTCTTGCTGATGGCTATTACATTTGCTCTAGTTTTAGCAGttcaatattttgaacttCCATATACTGAAGTTTTCACATTTCTCTTTGCTGCTGGCAAGAATGGCCGCTTTCCAACTGGGGGTTCATCATCAAAGTCTGGAATGGTTGATAATGTGACACTTTCAAATGGTTTAAACTCTACTCATAATTATGCAGATAATGATACAGAAAATGGTACAGCAGTCTTAAATATAGACAAAGAAACTGCTCAAGGAAATGAATCTGAAGAAAATGACAGAGATCTCAAGAATGTATATGTATCAGAAAGCAATGCAGGTTCAAATAATTCTTTTGGCTTACTTTTTAATGGATCTTCATCAGACACTCCTATAGCTCCGAGTATAAGCTCAACGTTGGAGAATGGTgacaatgtagtaaatggtCCTGTCTTACAAGCAGCACCAGAGCAGAATGTTACTCAAGATTATAATCCTTCATCCAGTTGTGGAAGCTCTGGTCGTTATTTTGCAGCACCTGCATCACCACCATTGAATTCACCATCCATTCTTCCAGATACAAAATTAAGAAGCAATATGTCATCTGTGAACGCATCATCGGTGGGCAAAAATACCACAATATTGCCTGAGAAGGATAAAGATCCCAATCTCCTCATTAGCACTCCTCTATCTGGAAATGTTTATTCTGAAAATACAGTTCCTCAAGTAAGGAAGAAAGGATCCAAGAAGCCTAAAAAGAAGTCCAAGAAGCAACCACAGATTTTTGTCTCAATATCTGAGATGAATGATCTGTTGTTACAGAGTCATACTTCACCCCATTCAGTG GCACCACCACTGTCATCAAAAGTACAGCAGGAAGTAATTTTTGCAAAATCACAGATTGTGCATGCACCTGTAATGACAAATGCTTCTGGACTTCACCCATCTCTGTATCGTAATGTTTCCATGTTTAAAAG GAGTTATGAACTTATGGAGAATATACTCATGGTTTACATCTACCAAGAGGGAGAAAAATCATTTTCCATCAAGGAATACTTGAAG ACATGA